One Ferrimicrobium sp. genomic region harbors:
- a CDS encoding allantoate amidohydrolase translates to MHSPTRLSQLFAQIAAIGRDAAGSGYRRFAYSDEDRELRTFFAETVSELGLTVSVDTANNQWAWWGNPDLDPRHNLVLGSHLDSVPAGGAYDGPLGVLSAICAVEQLLRDGFRPRAAVGVVNFIDEEGARFGVACLGSRVLTGETTSTRLSQLRDYNGRSFGEVVRATGVDPTQLRRDEQVLSRIGRFVELHIEQGHQLINLDAPIGLASFIWPHGRWSTTLAGVPNHAGTTPLAERDDPVIRAANFVLDLTACAERHKAVATCGKIVVEPNAVNAIASKVHLWVDVRAENADRLERLAAEIGELAHGYGGVLVNESLTPATVFDTALTAAIGSILGHPPVISTGAGHDAGILALHGIPATMLFVRNPTGVSHSPLEEADEEDMDAGVDALIQVIQGLSG, encoded by the coding sequence ATGCATTCACCGACCCGTCTCTCCCAACTCTTTGCCCAGATCGCGGCTATTGGCCGTGACGCAGCGGGTAGTGGGTATCGCCGTTTCGCCTACTCTGATGAGGACCGTGAACTCCGGACATTCTTTGCCGAGACAGTTAGCGAGCTGGGACTTACTGTCAGTGTCGATACTGCTAACAACCAGTGGGCCTGGTGGGGCAACCCAGACCTCGATCCTCGGCACAACCTCGTGCTTGGATCGCATCTTGATTCGGTTCCTGCTGGTGGTGCCTACGATGGTCCGCTCGGTGTCCTGTCTGCAATCTGCGCGGTCGAACAACTCCTCCGTGATGGCTTTCGTCCTCGTGCTGCGGTGGGAGTCGTCAACTTCATCGACGAGGAGGGAGCTCGCTTTGGGGTGGCTTGCCTGGGGTCACGCGTCCTTACCGGAGAGACCACCTCGACCCGTCTTTCCCAACTGCGCGATTATAACGGGAGATCTTTCGGAGAGGTGGTGAGGGCGACGGGGGTCGACCCCACCCAGCTGAGACGGGATGAACAAGTACTCTCGCGTATCGGGCGCTTTGTGGAACTCCATATCGAACAGGGACATCAACTCATCAACCTCGACGCACCCATCGGGCTGGCGAGTTTCATCTGGCCCCATGGTCGCTGGTCAACGACACTGGCGGGTGTGCCTAATCATGCGGGGACCACACCCCTAGCGGAACGTGATGATCCGGTCATCAGGGCAGCGAATTTTGTCCTTGACCTCACCGCGTGTGCGGAGCGACACAAGGCGGTAGCGACCTGTGGCAAGATCGTCGTCGAACCCAACGCGGTCAATGCGATCGCCTCTAAGGTGCACCTTTGGGTCGACGTTCGGGCCGAGAACGCTGATCGACTCGAGCGTCTCGCGGCGGAGATTGGGGAACTCGCTCATGGATACGGGGGCGTCCTCGTCAATGAATCTCTGACGCCTGCGACCGTCTTTGACACAGCATTGACGGCAGCGATTGGCTCGATTCTTGGTCACCCCCCGGTCATCAGTACTGGAGCAGGGCACGATGCGGGCATCCTGGCGTTGCATGGGATTCCTGCGACGATGCTCTTTGTCAGGAACCCCACCGGCGTATCGCACTCTCCGCTGGAAGAGGCCGACGAGGAGGACATGGATGCCGGGGTCGACGCCTTGATACAGGTGATCCAGGGTCTGAGCGGATGA
- a CDS encoding RidA family protein — translation MTIKDQLATLGIELAAAPGAKGSYLPTLVVDSLVYVSGTLPLIGDTLQVTGIVGDTVTIEEAQAGARQCMINMFSRLATDLGGLERIAQWVKLTGFVASAPGFTAQPTVMNAASDLVVEVFGDRGRHTRSAVGVSSLPLGTPIEIEAILRLEA, via the coding sequence ATGACCATCAAGGATCAACTGGCCACATTAGGCATCGAGCTGGCGGCGGCTCCAGGAGCCAAGGGTTCGTATCTACCCACCCTCGTTGTCGACTCGCTCGTCTACGTCTCGGGCACACTCCCGCTCATCGGCGATACGCTCCAGGTGACCGGCATCGTTGGTGATACCGTGACCATCGAGGAGGCACAAGCCGGAGCCCGTCAGTGCATGATCAACATGTTCTCTCGGTTGGCTACCGACCTCGGAGGGCTTGAGAGGATCGCGCAGTGGGTGAAGCTCACTGGTTTTGTCGCCAGCGCGCCTGGGTTTACCGCACAGCCAACGGTGATGAACGCCGCCTCAGATCTGGTGGTGGAGGTCTTTGGAGATCGCGGACGGCATACGAGATCAGCCGTTGGGGTCAGCTCCCTCCCCCTTGGGACCCCCATCGAGATCGAGGCGATTCTTCGCCTGGAGGCGTAG
- a CDS encoding MurR/RpiR family transcriptional regulator, protein MPISTQLLTFKSILEGHRLTPVQRRIAQTLAAHLARADYLTTSELAELAGVSQPSVVRFATALGYSGYAELRRALRDLGSGERHQQDPGALNKYQLAISEEIANLSRLSALLADGSQLERIGSILAASKPLVIVGVRASQALARYAAFYARKVHPYVLVVEEAGSSAVDQLHEARQAGASAMLAVAMPRWPRDLIPLLETGRRLGYCMVGLTDQSGSPTLDYMDYSLLVPVGTTLLYDTHAAALLALSLLVEATADADPSAAEVLMEAFESRASTYQYFLKS, encoded by the coding sequence ATGCCAATCTCAACGCAGCTGTTGACGTTCAAGTCGATACTCGAAGGACACAGGCTGACCCCGGTGCAGCGCAGGATTGCGCAGACGCTGGCGGCGCACCTAGCCCGTGCCGACTATCTCACGACCTCTGAACTGGCCGAGCTCGCCGGGGTATCACAGCCCTCGGTTGTGCGTTTTGCAACGGCACTCGGCTACTCGGGTTACGCTGAGCTCCGCAGAGCGCTACGCGATCTCGGATCGGGTGAACGGCACCAGCAGGATCCTGGTGCGCTGAACAAGTACCAGTTGGCGATCTCGGAGGAGATTGCCAACCTGAGCCGACTGAGTGCCCTGTTGGCCGATGGGTCTCAGCTTGAGCGAATCGGGTCGATTTTAGCAGCGAGCAAACCGCTTGTCATCGTTGGTGTTCGGGCTTCGCAGGCACTCGCGCGTTATGCTGCGTTCTACGCTCGGAAGGTCCATCCGTATGTACTCGTAGTGGAGGAAGCTGGTTCTTCGGCAGTTGATCAGCTGCACGAGGCTCGCCAGGCCGGAGCATCTGCCATGTTGGCCGTGGCGATGCCACGCTGGCCACGCGACCTGATCCCTCTCTTGGAGACGGGACGGAGATTGGGCTACTGCATGGTTGGCCTCACTGATCAGTCAGGCTCTCCGACGCTCGACTATATGGATTATTCGTTGTTGGTTCCTGTTGGGACGACACTTCTCTACGACACCCACGCTGCCGCCCTGCTTGCCCTTTCGCTGCTCGTCGAGGCAACTGCAGATGCGGATCCGTCGGCCGCTGAAGTGCTGATGGAGGCCTTTGAATCAAGAGCGAGCACGTACCAGTATTTCCTCAAATCCTGA
- a CDS encoding DMT family transporter: protein MAAISAPTLVGLGVAATSRLVAYPALASQGARYLLGALILLVVFGGRVKPLARPNLRDLIALVTLSGVGLALFSVASVEALSDASVAGVGVIIGCVPIVLAVVGALAERQRPDRGVVAAAIIVTVGSLLVNDVGRLGDKGLVFAVIAMLSDATFSLLSVGLVRKFGAVPTAFATTLIAGVAMLVASPPFGGGLPMPTTTEWVAIIYLGLTVSAASFVLWYQGLAALGVARAGLFVAMIPIGALVGEAILATRTLTWQAVIGVVVVFGGLLLGTATRLRLQAKNRLDLDGGPKGEGADPNG, encoded by the coding sequence ATGGCGGCCATCAGCGCTCCGACGCTTGTGGGCCTGGGAGTGGCCGCGACAAGCCGCTTAGTGGCCTATCCTGCACTCGCTAGTCAGGGAGCTCGGTATCTGTTGGGTGCACTGATCCTGCTCGTCGTGTTTGGCGGGCGAGTCAAACCGTTAGCTCGCCCAAACCTGCGAGATCTCATCGCGTTGGTCACCCTCTCCGGAGTCGGGCTCGCTCTCTTTTCTGTTGCCTCCGTCGAGGCGTTGTCTGATGCCTCCGTAGCAGGGGTAGGGGTGATCATCGGTTGTGTACCCATTGTGCTGGCCGTCGTCGGAGCCCTGGCTGAACGGCAACGACCAGATCGTGGTGTGGTTGCCGCTGCCATCATCGTCACTGTTGGCTCGCTTCTCGTCAACGATGTAGGCCGCCTTGGAGACAAGGGGCTGGTGTTCGCGGTGATCGCTATGCTCTCGGACGCAACCTTTTCACTGCTCTCGGTTGGCTTGGTCAGAAAGTTCGGTGCAGTACCGACGGCGTTCGCGACGACACTGATCGCAGGAGTCGCGATGCTTGTGGCCTCGCCCCCTTTTGGAGGAGGGCTGCCGATGCCAACCACCACCGAGTGGGTGGCGATCATCTATCTTGGGCTCACCGTCTCGGCAGCTTCGTTCGTCCTCTGGTATCAGGGACTCGCTGCGTTAGGGGTTGCTCGTGCGGGGCTCTTTGTCGCCATGATTCCGATCGGCGCCCTCGTCGGTGAGGCGATCCTTGCGACGAGAACCCTCACCTGGCAGGCGGTGATCGGTGTGGTCGTGGTCTTTGGCGGGCTCCTTCTTGGAACCGCGACCCGGCTACGCCTCCAGGCGAAGAATCGCCTCGATCTCGATGGGGGTCCCAAGGGGGAGGGAGCTGACCCCAACGGCTGA
- a CDS encoding GntR family transcriptional regulator, with translation MGQEREDMHGIVFLIDRSTGVPAYRQIVNQVLAALRLGRLVIGDQLPPVTEVVRQASINVNTALKAYKTLEAQGITLAKQGIGTLIVHNPFLGNETVHRKLAERLDAVVVQAINDGLTDDDIKLALSMALERLTLTKGRSSAT, from the coding sequence ATGGGGCAAGAGCGGGAAGACATGCATGGGATCGTCTTCTTGATCGACCGATCGACCGGAGTTCCTGCGTACCGCCAGATCGTCAACCAAGTGTTGGCGGCATTACGCCTCGGCAGACTCGTTATCGGTGATCAACTCCCCCCCGTCACTGAGGTGGTCCGCCAGGCGAGCATCAACGTCAACACCGCCCTCAAAGCCTACAAAACCCTTGAGGCACAGGGGATCACGCTCGCCAAACAGGGAATTGGCACGCTCATTGTCCACAATCCATTCCTCGGCAACGAAACGGTCCACCGCAAGCTGGCCGAGCGCCTCGACGCCGTGGTGGTCCAAGCGATCAACGATGGGCTCACTGACGACGATATCAAACTCGCACTTTCAATGGCACTAGAACGCCTGACATTAACGAAGGGGAGAAGCAGTGCAACATAG
- a CDS encoding MFS transporter, with amino-acid sequence MSASTQASRAIPIAGAGIVLGSYDLAAISVAFAPIRDQWHLSAGVVTSLGTATLVGMLVGSLAAGFLADRIGRRAVIVGDLLLFAISALLAAFAPDFAVLTVARLATGVAVGVDFAVVFPFVADMATSHKKGRSMAWILFGANFGTLAAYALGGFMLAHLGPLGWRVLLGSAALLALPLLLFRRRLIEAPSWSLLTPLTFRQLRQRAALALRHERLGAQALATLLYQVTDQGIGLVLPLLLVTVLQTSASSGAFDAAIVKVVTIPASLVAVLLIDRVSRRRLQITGFLGRAVPLCLLGLALIDGLHISPLIIGLLLASSYFFGAAGPDKTTVISPSQYAAPEIRASSQGLSQASGRLGGIIGVTGYAILVAIAGPGAGLLLFGVACLLGAIVSFAALPRSNPEIVLGEDDPI; translated from the coding sequence ATGAGTGCTTCGACCCAGGCATCGCGGGCTATCCCCATTGCAGGGGCCGGTATCGTCCTTGGCAGCTATGACTTGGCTGCCATCTCGGTCGCTTTTGCACCGATTCGTGATCAGTGGCACCTATCCGCTGGGGTTGTCACCTCGCTTGGAACAGCGACGTTGGTCGGCATGCTTGTCGGGTCGCTTGCTGCTGGTTTCCTGGCGGATCGGATTGGCCGTCGTGCCGTGATCGTGGGCGATCTCCTTCTCTTTGCCATCTCTGCTCTATTGGCAGCCTTTGCTCCTGATTTTGCGGTGCTAACGGTGGCGCGACTCGCTACCGGCGTGGCGGTCGGAGTGGATTTTGCGGTGGTCTTCCCGTTTGTGGCTGATATGGCCACTTCGCACAAAAAGGGTCGCTCGATGGCTTGGATCCTCTTTGGGGCGAACTTTGGAACACTCGCTGCCTATGCGCTCGGAGGGTTTATGCTCGCCCATCTGGGTCCCCTTGGCTGGCGAGTCCTTTTGGGCTCAGCGGCCTTACTGGCGCTACCGCTTCTTCTCTTCCGGCGGCGACTCATTGAGGCTCCGAGTTGGTCGCTGCTTACCCCGTTGACATTTCGCCAACTCAGGCAACGCGCGGCGCTCGCTCTGCGACATGAGCGTCTCGGTGCACAGGCGCTCGCAACCCTCCTCTACCAGGTCACTGATCAGGGTATCGGACTGGTCTTGCCATTACTGTTAGTCACGGTGCTTCAGACATCAGCGAGCTCAGGGGCGTTTGACGCGGCAATAGTCAAGGTGGTCACGATTCCCGCATCCCTGGTGGCGGTGCTGCTTATCGATCGCGTGAGTCGACGAAGACTCCAGATCACTGGGTTTCTGGGTCGTGCGGTCCCTCTCTGTTTGCTCGGTCTCGCACTGATCGACGGTCTTCACATCTCCCCACTCATCATTGGGCTACTGCTAGCCAGCAGCTACTTCTTTGGTGCCGCGGGCCCTGACAAGACGACCGTCATCTCGCCATCGCAGTACGCTGCGCCAGAGATACGTGCCTCTAGCCAGGGGCTATCGCAAGCGTCAGGACGACTCGGAGGCATCATTGGTGTGACCGGTTACGCCATTCTCGTCGCTATTGCTGGTCCAGGAGCGGGGCTTCTCCTCTTTGGGGTCGCTTGTCTGCTCGGAGCGATCGTCTCGTTCGCGGCGTTACCCCGATCGAATCCGGAGATCGTTCTCGGTGAAGATGATCCCATCTGA
- a CDS encoding ATP-binding cassette domain-containing protein gives MQHSGLEVQELTHLARREEFFHRLQRKEILHGMSFHLEASRVAGLVGQIGAGKTTLLHCLAGLRPILSGKATLDGQPLRRGDLALVDQRASLPRELTIADLGHLCEGYNTGFDRALFLKLIDRFDLTTNVRIKRVSEGQRKVIAIATALARHARLLLLDEPLASLDPMSRRGIMGEVLATASEDGTTILLSSHLVADIERDCDWLLILDGGQLLVSEAIDTLIEHHVYLADMRDTDGTLVTAGGGRSLVRRSGPSDDDLAHPGLEEIVIGYLDGAKRQRNNEDGSPAFVSTTSEGEHP, from the coding sequence GTGCAACATAGCGGTCTAGAAGTTCAGGAGCTCACGCATCTCGCACGCCGGGAGGAGTTCTTCCATCGCCTCCAGCGCAAGGAGATCCTACACGGCATGAGCTTTCACCTGGAAGCTTCGAGGGTTGCGGGTCTTGTTGGGCAAATCGGAGCTGGCAAGACGACTCTCCTCCACTGTCTCGCGGGTCTACGACCCATCCTCTCAGGCAAGGCTACCCTCGACGGCCAGCCTCTTCGCCGTGGTGATCTCGCGCTCGTCGACCAACGGGCATCCCTGCCCCGAGAACTGACTATCGCCGATCTTGGACACCTCTGCGAGGGCTATAACACCGGCTTCGACCGAGCGCTCTTCTTGAAGCTCATCGACCGGTTTGACCTCACCACGAACGTCCGTATCAAACGAGTCTCGGAGGGACAACGTAAAGTCATCGCTATCGCCACCGCTCTAGCGAGGCATGCTCGACTGCTGCTCCTGGACGAGCCGCTCGCATCGCTCGATCCGATGTCACGACGCGGCATTATGGGAGAGGTCCTTGCAACGGCCAGCGAAGATGGAACGACCATACTGCTCTCCTCGCACCTCGTCGCCGATATCGAGCGCGATTGTGACTGGTTGCTCATCCTCGATGGCGGCCAACTGCTCGTCTCTGAGGCGATCGACACACTGATTGAGCACCATGTCTACCTCGCGGACATGCGCGACACGGATGGTACCTTGGTCACCGCTGGCGGCGGACGATCCCTAGTGCGACGTAGTGGTCCAAGTGATGACGATCTCGCGCACCCTGGCCTCGAGGAGATCGTCATCGGCTATCTCGATGGCGCCAAGCGACAGCGTAACAACGAAGATGGATCACCAGCTTTCGTGTCCACCACCAGCGAAGGAGAGCACCCGTGA
- a CDS encoding biotin transporter BioY — protein MLNQGLQQQGLRQRSLSDLLPESLVTDLALIGVFAIAIGIFAQISIPLPFTPVPITGQTFAVLIGSAALGLRRGTLGSLLYVGLGLVGVPWFAGATGGLKIAADPTFGYLLGFIAAGAVVGYLAEKGLDRKFGRTVLLMTIGNVIIYGFGMGFLMLDLHLSIGRGLALGVTPFLLGDLIKLLLATGLLPGAWYLHNRITRGREV, from the coding sequence GTGCTGAACCAGGGCCTACAACAACAGGGATTACGCCAACGGAGTCTGAGTGATCTGCTCCCCGAAAGTCTTGTGACCGACCTCGCTTTGATCGGAGTCTTCGCCATAGCGATCGGTATCTTCGCCCAAATCAGCATCCCATTGCCGTTCACACCTGTTCCCATCACCGGTCAGACCTTCGCGGTCCTGATCGGAAGTGCCGCGCTCGGCCTACGACGCGGAACTCTTGGGAGCCTGCTCTACGTCGGGCTTGGACTGGTGGGGGTTCCTTGGTTTGCTGGAGCTACTGGTGGTCTCAAAATCGCGGCCGATCCAACTTTTGGCTACCTGCTTGGTTTCATCGCCGCAGGCGCCGTCGTCGGTTACCTCGCCGAAAAGGGTCTTGATCGTAAGTTCGGACGCACCGTATTGCTTATGACGATCGGTAACGTGATCATCTATGGTTTCGGCATGGGCTTCCTGATGCTCGACCTCCACCTCAGTATCGGTCGCGGACTCGCGCTGGGCGTCACTCCCTTCCTGTTGGGCGACCTGATCAAGCTGCTCTTGGCCACTGGCCTCCTTCCCGGCGCCTGGTACCTACACAACCGGATCACCCGGGGTCGCGAAGTCTGA
- a CDS encoding formimidoylglutamate deiminase, producing MRIFADLALVAPGDLRSKMVVTVEGGRIVGLEEGTPEGSDSVVGFLMPGACNGHSHAFHRGLRGRAIQGADDFWRWREAMYRLAERLEPDAYLELATLVFREMRLAGFTSVGEFHYLHRGANAQTYADRNAMGRALIEAARQAQVRLGLVDVAYLHGGLGDAGYLPLQGVQRRFGDVDVETYLDRVGELDDSAMVRIVRGAHSLRAVSLSELAVIVEEVDGAPWHLHLMEQAREVDAIVDYYGERPLRLLEDRGLIGPSTTLVHLNQVIESELACLVRTGAVTCACPSTEEDLGDGLSPAGRMLRAGARVSIGTDQHVHIDALLEASRIDAHERLRTHQRSSVHTDALWSTLWAHDTIGFGEAGRIAPGALADLVALDLSEPGIAGVDPVELVRLGTRAAITKVWVDGRETTTDIDEERRELGMQLRATLARIEGKY from the coding sequence ATGAGGATTTTCGCAGATCTCGCCCTTGTTGCGCCAGGTGACCTACGGTCGAAGATGGTGGTAACGGTTGAGGGAGGCCGCATCGTTGGACTTGAGGAAGGCACCCCTGAGGGGAGTGACTCGGTGGTCGGGTTCTTGATGCCTGGTGCCTGCAACGGTCATAGTCATGCCTTTCATCGAGGACTCCGGGGCCGCGCGATTCAAGGCGCGGATGATTTTTGGCGATGGCGCGAGGCTATGTATCGTCTTGCCGAGCGATTGGAACCCGATGCCTACCTGGAACTTGCGACGTTGGTGTTTCGTGAGATGCGTCTCGCAGGTTTCACCTCAGTAGGGGAGTTCCATTACCTGCATCGTGGCGCGAATGCTCAGACCTATGCGGATCGGAATGCGATGGGTCGAGCTTTGATCGAGGCAGCTCGACAGGCCCAGGTGCGTCTCGGCCTTGTCGACGTGGCCTACCTCCACGGTGGGCTTGGCGATGCGGGATATCTTCCGCTCCAAGGGGTGCAGCGTCGCTTTGGGGACGTCGATGTCGAGACCTACCTGGACCGGGTCGGGGAACTCGATGACTCTGCAATGGTTCGCATTGTACGTGGAGCTCATTCGTTGCGGGCGGTCTCGCTCTCGGAGCTGGCGGTGATCGTCGAGGAGGTTGATGGGGCCCCTTGGCATCTACACCTGATGGAACAGGCAAGGGAAGTCGATGCGATTGTCGACTACTACGGAGAACGCCCGCTCCGGTTGCTTGAGGACCGAGGACTAATCGGCCCATCGACGACGCTCGTGCACCTCAATCAAGTCATCGAGTCTGAACTCGCCTGTCTGGTACGGACAGGCGCTGTGACCTGCGCTTGCCCCAGCACTGAGGAGGACCTTGGGGATGGTCTTTCACCGGCGGGTCGCATGCTACGGGCTGGAGCTCGAGTGAGTATCGGAACCGATCAACACGTTCATATCGATGCACTCTTGGAAGCCTCCCGTATCGACGCACACGAGCGGCTTCGCACCCATCAGCGTTCCTCGGTCCATACTGATGCGCTTTGGTCAACACTGTGGGCGCATGACACCATCGGCTTTGGCGAGGCGGGGCGGATAGCCCCCGGTGCACTCGCCGATCTGGTAGCCCTCGACCTTAGCGAGCCTGGGATCGCGGGTGTTGATCCGGTTGAGCTTGTTCGCCTTGGAACCCGGGCTGCAATCACCAAGGTCTGGGTCGATGGACGAGAAACGACTACCGACATCGACGAGGAGCGGCGTGAGCTTGGCATGCAGCTTCGGGCTACGCTCGCCAGGATAGAAGGGAAGTACTGA
- a CDS encoding cytosine permease — METRSIEQIPTQERHGRPFSLFTLWFASNFQINALVTGAVAVALGLNFGLALLAIVVGNLIGALFMAYHSVQGPRLGLPQMIQSRAQFGYRGAILPFAVVVVMYLGFAVAGGLVAGPALANWIGISRDLGVVIYNVVVLVVALFGYRLIHAVSRVISVLSAVGFVIIFIELIQHVPSNYHGTANNLATFMLAVSIFVSWQITWAPYVSDYSRYLPRKTKGSVTFAYTFVGSAAGAILIMGVGALGAAINYNALNADPIGFLGHRVPAVAGLLIVLLLLSLLPASAESPYGAFLTALSAISANGKLRSTKRARAIFVVSFTVLSLLVTILFPNNILNNFENVILFLLYLLVPWTAINLTDYYLVRHGHYDVAGLLRHHGPYGQWNVGTLLIYGVTILLEVPFVNSSLYEGPIAKHLGGADISWIVGLVFATVAYYLYAKWQGISDQSEGEVEEVQS; from the coding sequence ATGGAGACACGCTCAATTGAGCAGATACCGACGCAAGAGCGCCATGGTCGTCCCTTTTCGCTCTTCACACTCTGGTTTGCATCGAATTTTCAGATCAATGCATTGGTGACAGGTGCGGTAGCAGTGGCTCTCGGTCTCAATTTTGGCCTCGCATTGCTGGCGATCGTGGTTGGTAACCTGATCGGTGCGCTATTTATGGCCTATCACTCGGTCCAGGGTCCAAGGCTCGGATTGCCGCAAATGATTCAGTCACGAGCGCAGTTCGGGTATCGAGGTGCGATTCTCCCGTTCGCGGTTGTTGTGGTGATGTATTTGGGCTTTGCGGTAGCGGGGGGCCTTGTTGCTGGACCGGCGCTTGCCAACTGGATCGGGATCTCTCGGGACCTGGGTGTCGTTATCTATAACGTTGTAGTGCTGGTTGTGGCGCTGTTTGGCTATCGTCTCATTCATGCGGTCTCGCGTGTCATCTCAGTACTGAGTGCCGTTGGATTTGTCATTATCTTTATTGAACTCATCCAGCATGTGCCCTCGAACTATCATGGCACGGCGAACAACCTCGCCACTTTCATGCTGGCAGTATCGATCTTTGTCTCATGGCAGATCACCTGGGCGCCCTACGTGTCGGACTATTCGCGTTACCTCCCGAGGAAGACGAAGGGCTCGGTGACCTTCGCCTATACCTTTGTCGGTTCTGCAGCGGGAGCGATCTTGATCATGGGGGTTGGGGCGCTTGGAGCGGCTATTAACTATAACGCATTGAACGCCGATCCCATTGGATTCCTCGGACATCGGGTACCAGCGGTAGCGGGGTTGCTTATCGTTCTTCTGCTCCTCAGCCTGCTGCCCGCGAGTGCAGAAAGTCCCTATGGCGCATTTCTTACCGCTTTGAGTGCGATATCGGCGAACGGGAAGTTGCGCTCGACGAAGCGAGCGCGTGCGATCTTTGTGGTGAGCTTTACGGTACTGTCATTGTTGGTCACCATCTTGTTCCCCAACAACATTCTCAACAACTTTGAAAACGTGATTCTCTTTCTCCTCTACCTCCTCGTCCCATGGACGGCGATTAACCTCACCGATTATTACCTGGTCCGGCACGGCCACTATGATGTCGCTGGACTCCTTCGACACCATGGCCCCTATGGGCAATGGAATGTCGGAACCTTGCTGATCTACGGCGTAACGATCCTGTTGGAGGTCCCCTTCGTGAACTCAAGCCTGTACGAGGGCCCGATTGCCAAACATCTCGGCGGTGCAGATATCTCCTGGATCGTCGGGCTTGTCTTTGCTACGGTCGCTTATTACCTCTACGCTAAGTGGCAAGGCATTTCCGATCAATCGGAAGGTGAAGTCGAGGAGGTGCAAAGCTGA